In Vanessa tameamea isolate UH-Manoa-2023 chromosome 25, ilVanTame1 primary haplotype, whole genome shotgun sequence, a single window of DNA contains:
- the LOC113396481 gene encoding cytochrome c oxidase subunit 6C, producing MADSAVSTIAKPQMRGLLHNVIKRNLIVAIALSAACGFSYKLLVGNVRKRNYAEFYRTYDAEKEFEEMRSKGLFQSC from the exons ATGGCTGACAGCGCCGTGTCGACCATTGCCAAGCCTCAGATGCGAGGACTCCTCCACAATGTCATCAAGCGTAACTTGATTGTTGCAATTGCATTATCCGCAGCTTGTGGATTCTCCTACAAATTGTTGGTGGGCAATGTCCGCAAGAGGAATTACGCTGAATTCTACag gACCTACGATGCCGAAAAGGAATTCGAAGAAATGCGTAGTAAGGGACTTTTCCAATCCTGCTAA